Proteins encoded in a region of the Cydia pomonella isolate Wapato2018A chromosome 3, ilCydPomo1, whole genome shotgun sequence genome:
- the LOC133516598 gene encoding uncharacterized protein LOC133516598, translating into MSEVSFNDEYSEGGLKSGSVKSESEDSLLDEDSEPGSALARQLLDALAPAALSKLRRAFRRTKENSRSQDIDRRVEEVMRLAAAEEGIEFAPAPPHTSLALSLDREGFIQAINNIFGQHKYEPHANALFNSLDAWGAGRIWWRQLLARLLVMAPPRWTPPKDITVKKLQHCKRETIVKLVTIETTESFCYAAVTRGGRVGLYDGRLKLLHSYEVFYDRTGVRKRVKNCWITDAIYMSDSLSFLLAASDRSLAVYDASTLAHALRYCITGLPHIPTCVAYLPSSLSSYAELALGTARGDIVRVRFRHSLPAADTATIYFWREISSPPHTSYISITTWRRVHTRAVRRLGYSGNVVWSCSHDSDVSVRARHMPGKLDDYVFKVQRGVSCFHVIPALHMLATGSADGTVRLWDITQPSPFAKLPSPGRAAVLDVKVIADMEVVVAFCNNCWLHIWDLNEESLLQTIKIKFPFLGVLGKKVEFGAYCIHPGPALKRTVAAESPSTSRGSSVARGSSGGLQLLEEEEEEIKDNRDVEYSLSHRAAIVVTCCDCVCTIPLTEPAEHRPPPGDTLQARRPHAWDVPMSSTDTSTPRRHSLRPSQSLQPSLTPRSRTPRPHGAHTPRSRTPRPLGAHTPRSRSRTPFDKLPELPVKLPIEDLDLEKLLENAGLQGILEKDFVLMKGLKHDLNMKLAEMEANREAMASAVAAGAPYLALRTYEMEPIAPVDEMTDAYARAMRLFPPSSTVGTPTGSTGSTPRRGRSRTSTNV; encoded by the exons ATGTCCGAAGTGTCTTTCAATGATGAATATTCTGAGGGAGGATTGAAGAGTGGCTCAGTGAAGAGCGAATCTGAGGACAGTTTACTTGA TGAAGATTCAGAGCCAGGGTCTGCACTAGCGCGTCAGCTGCTGGACGCGCTGGCGCCGGCCGCGCTGAGCAAACTGCGTCGCGCGTTCCGCAGAACCAAGGAAAACTCACGATCGCAGGACATTGACAG ACGTGTGGAGGAGGTGATGCGGCTAGCAGCAGCAGAAGAGGGCATCGAGTTCGCCCCCGCACCCCCTCACACCTCGCTGGCCCTGTCCCTTGACCGGGAGGGGTTTATCCAGgctattaacaatattttcg GACAGCACAAATATGAGCCGCACGCCAACGCTCTGTTCAATTCGTTGGACGCCTGGGGCGCCGGACGCATCTGGTGGCGCCAGCTTTTGGCGCGTCTGTTGGTCATGGCACCACCCAGATGGACGCCGCCTAAGGACATCACTGTGAAGAAGCTGCAACACTGCAAG CGCGAGACGATAGTGAAGTTGGTGACCATCGAAACAACCGAGTCCTTCTGCTACGCTGCGGTAACACGAGGTGGACGTGTGGGCCTCTACGACGGTCGGCTCAAGCTGTTGCACTCCTACGAG GTCTTCTACGATCGAACTGGAGTGCGTAAACGCGTCAAAAACTGCTGGATAACTGACGCTATCTACATGAGT GATTCTCTCAGCTTCCTTCTCGCCGCCTCTGACCGTAGCCTCGCTGTATACGATGCGTCTACTCTGGCGCATGCTCTCCGCTACTGCATTACTGGATTACCGCATATCCCTACG tgcGTGGCGTACTTACCATCTTCCTTGTCTTCCTACGCTGAGCTCGCTCTGGGCACGGCGCGCGGCGACATCGTGCGCGTGCGATTTCGACACTCACTGCCCGCCGCTGACACGGCCACCATCTACTTCTGGAGG GAGATATCCTCCCCACCGCACACCAGCTACATCAGCATTACAACATGGCGACGGGTCCACACACGCGCCGTGCGACGTCTCGGTTATTCTGGAAATGTCGTGTGGTCCTGCTCGCACGACAGTGATGTGAGCGTGAGAGCACGCCATATGCCAGGGAAACTTGACGACTATGTGTTTAAAGTGCAGAGg GGCGTGAGCTGCTTCCACGTGATCCCAGCATTGCACATGCTGGCAACAGGCAGTGCTGACGGAACAGTCCGTCTCTGGGATATCACGCAG CCGAGCCCATTCGCAAAGCTCCCGTCACCAGGGCGCGCGGCCGTGCTTGACGTCAAAGTCATCGCAGACATGGAGGTGGTTGTCGCCTTCTGTAACAACTGC TGGCTTCACATCTGGGACCTGAACGAAGAGAGCCTTCTGCAGACAATAAAGATCAAGTTCCCGTTCCTCGGGGTCCTGGGGAAGAAGGTCGAGTTTGGAGCCTACTGCATCCATCCTG GTCCAGCACTCAAGAGGACAGTAGCAGCGGAGTCTCCAAGCACCTCAAGAGGGTCTAGCGTAGCGCGCGGCAGCTCCGGGGGCCTGCAACTTTTAGAGGAAGAGGAAGAAGAAATCAAAGATAACAGAGACGT AGAGTACTCCCTGTCCCACCGCGCCGCCATAGTAGTGACGTGCTGTGACTGCGTCTGCACTATTCCTCTAACCGAACCCGCAGAGCACCGCCCTCCTCCGGGGGACACTTTGCAAGCCCGCCGTCCGCACGCGTGGGATGTCCCCATGTCGTCCACAG ACACTTCTACACCTCGGCGCCACTCCCTGCGACCTTCACAATCTCTTCAGCCTTCACTCACGCCACGGTCTCGGACTCCAAGGCCCCATGGGGCCCACACGCCACGGTCTCGGACTCCTAGGCCTCTAGGTGCCCATACTCCACGGTCGCGATCGCGGACACCATTTGACAAGCTCCCAGAATTGCCAGTGAAGTTGCCGATTGAAGATCTGGATCTGGAAAAATTGTTGGAAAATGCGG GCCTACAGGGTATCCTTGAGAAAGATTTCGTGTTGATGAAGGGACTGAAGCACGATTTGAACATGAAACTAGCTGAAATGGAAGCCAACAGAGAAGCA ATGGCGTCTGCCGTGGCCGCCGGCGCGCCCTACCTCGCGCTTCGCACCTACGAGATGGAGCCGATAGCACCTGTTGATGAAATGACGGACGCGTATGCACGCGCGATGAG gTT